In Equus quagga isolate Etosha38 unplaced genomic scaffold, UCLA_HA_Equagga_1.0 73442_RagTag, whole genome shotgun sequence, the following proteins share a genomic window:
- the LOC124234303 gene encoding leucine-rich repeat-containing protein 3: MVTCTVAPGSGEEQRSAALSQRGVPSVPTRSQMGPMGRQSPSSLPVPTGGSCLLLLFCLRLGASCPQSCQCPDHAGAVAVHCSARGLQEIPKDIPTDAVLLKLDANKIARIPNGAFQHLNQLRELDLSQNAIETIGPAAFSGLAGGLRLLDLSHNRIRRIPKDALGKLSAKIRLSHNPLHCECALQEALWELKLDPDSVDEIACHTSVQEEYVGKPLIQALDSGVSFCSIHHKTTDVAMLVTMFGWFAMVITYVVYYVRQNQEDARRHLEYLKSLPSAPVSKDPIGPVP; this comes from the coding sequence ATGGTCACTTGCACAGTGGCGCCGGGGAGTGGGGAAGAGCAGAGATCTGCAGCACTGAGCCAGAGGGGCGTGCCCTCTGTCCCCACACGCAGTCAGATGGgccccatgggcaggcagagcccctCGTCCCTGCCGGTCCCCACAGGGGGgtcttgcctcctcctcctcttctgcctgcgGTTGGGTGCTTCCTGCCCGCAGAGCTGCCAGTGCCCTGACCACGCTGGGGCTGTGGCCGTCCACTGCAGCGCGAGGGGCCTGCAGGAGATCCCCAAGGACATCCCCACCGACGCTGTGCTCCTGAAGCTCGATGCCAACAAAATTGCCCGCATCCCTAACGGAGCTTTCCAGCACCTGAACCAACTGAGAGAGCTGGACTTGTCTCAGAATGCCATCGAGACCATCGGCCCTGCTGCCTTCTCGGGTCTGGCTGGGGGCCTGCGGCTGCTGGACCTGTCTCATAATCGCATCCGGAGGATTCCGAAGGACGCCCTGGGCAAGCTCAGCGCCAAGATCCGCCTGTCCCACAACCCGCTGCACTGCGAATGTGCCCTGCAGGAGGCCCTATGGGAGCTGAAGCTGGACCCGGACTCGGTGGACGAGATCGCCTGCCACACCTCGGTGCAGGAGGAATACGTGGGGAAGCCGCTGATCCAGGCTCTGGACTCCGGCGTCAGCTTCTGCAGCATCCACCACAAGACCACGGATGTGGCCATGCTGGTCACCATGTTCGGCTGGTTTGCCATGGTGATCACCTATGTCGTGTACTACGTGCGCCAGAACCAGGAGGACGCCAGGAGGCACTTGGAGTACCTCAAGTCCCTGCCCAGTGCCCCCGTGTCCAAGGACCCCATCGGCCCTGTGCCCTAG